The following proteins are encoded in a genomic region of Deltaproteobacteria bacterium:
- a CDS encoding flagellar biosynthetic protein FliO → MMEPTTLPAVAAPISFGWLFVKMVGVLGLLVLSLLFIGKWFLPRLGKGRFSLRQEKGRISVIERFPLEQRKTLYLLKVAQKYLLVGTGDHSVQLLGEFEKNEME, encoded by the coding sequence ATGATGGAACCTACCACCCTACCGGCAGTTGCCGCCCCAATTAGTTTTGGATGGCTCTTTGTCAAGATGGTCGGTGTCTTGGGTCTTCTGGTTCTCTCCCTCCTTTTTATTGGGAAGTGGTTCCTGCCCCGGCTGGGCAAGGGGAGATTCTCCCTTCGGCAGGAGAAAGGCCGGATCTCTGTGATTGAGCGGTTTCCGTTGGAGCAGAGGAAGACTCTCTATTTACTGAAAGTGGCCCAGAAATACCTCCTCGTCGGGACAGGGGATCACTCGGTTCAGCTCTTGGGGGAGTTTGAAAAAAATGAGATGGAATAA
- a CDS encoding flagellar biosynthetic protein FliR gives MNQLTHQLGINVDWRFMMTFAGLIMTRLVMVTLTIPFLTGKPAPAQIKMGLAVALLIFLYPFLAPAHAGHLPQDPVTLMLLFVKEAFYGILIGFAGSIVFQGFEAAGAVIDNQRGAAQARLLIPQLSEQTSLFGLFNIQLGIVIFLSVGGHILFFRTLMESYTLLPILEFPKAQPDFLAMADQIIRMTGQVLFIAAAFSAPVMLCVFITDLILGIMNRVAPAINVWEMGFTIRGYLGVLVLFLCITLIAGQMEKYSLGMVTDLEKVIRFLAVSSNG, from the coding sequence ATGAACCAATTAACCCATCAATTAGGCATTAACGTCGACTGGCGTTTTATGATGACCTTTGCCGGCCTTATCATGACCCGTCTGGTCATGGTGACGCTGACCATCCCGTTTTTGACAGGCAAGCCGGCGCCGGCCCAGATCAAGATGGGGCTTGCGGTTGCCCTTCTGATTTTTCTCTACCCTTTTCTGGCCCCCGCCCATGCGGGGCATCTGCCGCAGGATCCGGTGACCCTTATGCTTCTTTTTGTCAAAGAGGCGTTCTACGGGATCCTGATCGGTTTTGCCGGCAGCATTGTCTTTCAGGGGTTTGAGGCGGCCGGGGCGGTCATTGACAACCAGCGCGGGGCGGCGCAGGCCCGTCTCCTGATTCCGCAACTGTCCGAGCAGACCTCTCTCTTCGGGCTTTTCAATATCCAGCTGGGGATTGTCATCTTTCTCTCCGTGGGGGGGCACATTCTTTTTTTCAGAACCCTGATGGAGAGTTACACCCTTCTGCCGATTCTGGAATTCCCCAAGGCCCAGCCTGATTTTCTGGCGATGGCGGATCAGATCATCCGGATGACCGGGCAGGTCCTGTTCATTGCGGCCGCTTTTTCGGCTCCGGTCATGCTCTGCGTTTTCATCACCGACCTGATCCTCGGGATCATGAACCGCGTGGCGCCGGCGATCAACGTCTGGGAGATGGGGTTTACGATCCGCGGCTATCTGGGGGTCCTGGTCCTCTTTCTTTGCATCACCCTCATTGCCGGCCAGATGGAGAAATACTCCCTCGGCATGGTGACGGATCTGGAGAAGGTGATTCGGTTTTTGGCGGTTTCTTCAAACGGGTAG
- a CDS encoding ribbon-helix-helix protein, CopG family produces the protein MSSKTISMTLDEKLLAELDELCQETERKRSSLIANAIRAYFEELSDMREAYKRFHDPKEKPISESELKARLDLPD, from the coding sequence ATGTCGTCTAAAACCATCTCCATGACCTTGGATGAAAAACTCCTTGCCGAGCTCGACGAGCTCTGTCAGGAAACAGAAAGAAAAAGGTCTTCCCTCATCGCCAATGCCATCCGGGCCTACTTTGAGGAATTATCGGATATGCGGGAAGCGTACAAGAGGTTCCATGATCCAAAGGAAAAACCGATCTCTGAATCGGAATTGAAGGCAAGACTTGACCTACCTGATTAA
- the sctR gene encoding type III secretion system export apparatus subunit SctR has product MRWNKIWLLTGLFFLRADTLLAQAEIPLDQSITQQAVSRPLVLLLVLVGLSLIPFVVMMTTSFVKIAVVLSLIRNAMGTQQIPPNPIITGLAMILTIYIMIPVGLQVYQVSGDIIQKGTNQPILSQASVNVLLEGVKKGKEPVREFLLKNAHEKERALFFTLSKKMRPAEFREEVGDKDFVVLIPAFVISELTEAFQIGFIIFLPFLIIDMVVTNILLSLGMFQISPITVSLPFKLLLFVLVDGWHLIAKGLIMGYM; this is encoded by the coding sequence ATGAGATGGAATAAAATTTGGTTGTTGACAGGGCTCTTCTTTCTTCGGGCCGATACCCTTTTGGCCCAGGCGGAGATCCCGCTGGATCAATCGATTACGCAACAGGCGGTTTCCCGGCCCCTTGTCCTCCTTCTGGTTCTCGTCGGTCTTTCCTTGATCCCCTTTGTGGTGATGATGACCACCTCATTTGTGAAGATTGCGGTGGTCCTGTCGCTGATTCGTAACGCCATGGGGACCCAGCAGATCCCTCCCAATCCGATCATCACCGGGCTGGCCATGATCCTGACCATCTACATCATGATCCCTGTCGGCCTGCAGGTCTACCAGGTGAGCGGGGATATTATCCAGAAAGGAACCAATCAGCCGATTCTTTCGCAGGCCTCGGTGAATGTCCTGCTCGAAGGGGTCAAGAAGGGGAAGGAGCCGGTGCGGGAATTTCTCCTGAAGAATGCCCATGAAAAGGAGAGGGCGCTCTTTTTCACGCTCTCCAAAAAGATGAGACCGGCTGAATTTCGGGAAGAGGTGGGGGACAAGGATTTTGTGGTGCTGATCCCCGCCTTTGTGATTTCCGAACTGACCGAGGCGTTCCAGATCGGATTTATTATCTTCCTGCCGTTCCTGATCATCGACATGGTGGTGACGAACATTCTGCTCTCGCTCGGGATGTTCCAGATCTCACCGATCACCGTCTCCCTGCCGTTCAAACTGCTCCTTTTTGTTCTCGTGGACGGCTGGCATCTGATCGCCAAAGGGTTGATCATGGGGTATATGTAA
- a CDS encoding FliM/FliN family flagellar motor switch protein — MKDKKGDPADDPYLNELESSLEEMEKEEIVTDDPTQVDLQKEPVPVPAKAGSPKVKKVPEGLLLTQDVPVSLVAVLGRKTVNLKELLGFKMGQVVELDKGPGDAVDVVVNGKVVAKGELVDVEGKIGIRILRMI; from the coding sequence ATGAAGGATAAAAAAGGGGACCCGGCAGACGATCCCTACTTGAACGAGTTGGAATCTTCGCTGGAAGAGATGGAAAAGGAGGAGATTGTAACCGACGACCCCACACAGGTCGATCTCCAAAAGGAACCAGTGCCGGTACCGGCAAAGGCTGGTTCACCCAAGGTGAAGAAAGTCCCCGAGGGCCTGCTATTAACGCAAGATGTCCCGGTCTCTTTGGTGGCTGTCCTTGGCAGAAAGACGGTAAACTTGAAAGAACTTTTGGGATTCAAGATGGGTCAGGTGGTTGAACTGGACAAGGGACCCGGCGATGCGGTGGATGTTGTCGTGAACGGAAAAGTCGTGGCCAAGGGGGAATTGGTGGATGTGGAAGGAAAGATCGGCATCCGCATCCTCAGGATGATCTAA
- a CDS encoding tetratricopeptide repeat protein, whose product MTDTVLDPNPGRRRFLAETLLKFINNKLSIADLDGIPPKKMQQVAELGYVKLKHGRLKEAREIFEMLSELDHLNAYYRTALGSIFQKQGQYVDAIVEYSQALFLRPKDLPSLVNRGEILLRTENFKKAAEDFRSAILMDNKGTNLWANRARSLVIALKRNLDLKKAALVPKQVPPSRSATRRPR is encoded by the coding sequence ATGACTGACACCGTTCTTGACCCCAACCCGGGCCGACGCCGTTTTCTCGCCGAGACCCTTCTGAAGTTTATCAACAATAAACTCTCGATTGCCGATCTGGACGGAATCCCCCCTAAAAAAATGCAACAGGTGGCCGAGCTGGGGTATGTCAAGCTGAAGCATGGCCGACTCAAGGAGGCGAGGGAGATCTTTGAAATGCTCTCGGAACTGGACCACCTGAACGCCTATTACCGGACAGCCCTCGGTTCTATCTTCCAGAAACAGGGGCAGTATGTCGATGCGATCGTGGAGTACTCCCAGGCCCTTTTCCTCAGGCCCAAGGACCTTCCGTCACTGGTCAATCGCGGCGAGATCCTCCTCCGGACCGAAAACTTCAAGAAGGCGGCGGAGGATTTCCGGAGCGCCATCCTGATGGACAACAAAGGGACTAACCTTTGGGCCAACCGGGCCCGGTCGCTCGTGATCGCCCTGAAGAGGAATCTCGACCTCAAAAAGGCGGCCTTGGTGCCGAAACAGGTCCCGCCGTCGCGGTCCGCCACTCGTAGGCCTCGCTAA
- the fliQ gene encoding flagellar biosynthesis protein FliQ, producing MESYAIAIAKQALYLTLILSAPPVVAAMAIGLVISLVQATTQVHEQTLTFVPKLVAVMMTMAIFGPWALFQLVSFASSLLESFPLYVK from the coding sequence ATGGAATCTTACGCAATTGCGATCGCCAAACAGGCCCTCTACCTCACACTGATCCTTTCCGCACCGCCGGTCGTTGCGGCGATGGCGATCGGGCTGGTCATCAGCCTTGTCCAGGCGACGACCCAGGTGCATGAACAGACGCTGACCTTTGTCCCCAAACTGGTGGCGGTGATGATGACGATGGCGATCTTTGGCCCGTGGGCCCTGTTCCAGCTGGTTTCCTTTGCCAGCTCTCTCTTGGAATCGTTCCCGTTGTACGTGAAATGA
- a CDS encoding type II toxin-antitoxin system RelE/ParE family toxin, whose amino-acid sequence MTYLIKYVPSVEKDLKKLPREVAQEAIRLIQEEIAKDPFRGRPLKGRYKGLWKYRIRDWRIIYNIEKTTLIILVLRVRHRKDVYEGIV is encoded by the coding sequence TTGACCTACCTGATTAAATACGTCCCCAGCGTTGAAAAAGATCTGAAAAAACTCCCGCGAGAAGTCGCACAAGAGGCGATCAGGCTGATCCAGGAGGAGATCGCCAAAGACCCTTTTCGGGGACGACCTCTTAAAGGAAGATACAAAGGCCTGTGGAAATACCGTATCCGCGACTGGAGAATCATCTACAACATCGAAAAAACAACCCTGATCATTCTTGTCCTGCGCGTTCGACACCGAAAAGATGTCTATGAGGGGATTGTCTAA
- a CDS encoding tetratricopeptide repeat protein, translating to MAEEGPLAPVFVKKIQKALESLPPEQVKKIKKQVGPFLTGEMKWVDLFTLPPEKLHEIAEEGYHQFQNARYDKAEIIYKGLAILDPDNYYYHSMLGAIYQRQEKWPEAVLEYSIAVDVKPDDTVSYTNRGEVYFKLGLYDEARIDLKKAAGRDPKQEDAWGNRARMLLKQMETIEKVKK from the coding sequence GTGGCCGAGGAGGGTCCGCTAGCTCCAGTTTTTGTCAAAAAAATCCAAAAGGCACTTGAATCACTCCCCCCGGAGCAGGTTAAAAAGATCAAAAAGCAGGTCGGTCCGTTTTTGACAGGAGAGATGAAGTGGGTCGATCTTTTTACGCTTCCCCCCGAAAAACTCCACGAGATCGCGGAGGAGGGGTATCACCAGTTCCAGAACGCCCGTTATGACAAGGCCGAGATTATCTACAAGGGGCTGGCGATCCTCGACCCGGATAATTATTACTATCATTCCATGCTGGGGGCGATCTACCAGCGTCAGGAAAAATGGCCGGAGGCGGTGTTGGAGTATTCGATCGCCGTCGATGTCAAGCCGGATGATACCGTTTCCTATACGAATCGGGGAGAGGTCTATTTTAAATTGGGATTGTATGACGAAGCCCGTATTGACCTGAAAAAGGCGGCGGGCCGCGATCCCAAACAGGAGGATGCCTGGGGAAACCGGGCGCGAATGCTTTTGAAACAGATGGAGACCATCGAGAAGGTGAAAAAATAA
- a CDS encoding nucleotidyl transferase AbiEii/AbiGii toxin family protein encodes MRDQERHEEFEMLTLEQMRKVKVLDQLIFGGGTMLRLCFDLPRYSMDFDFYLKKERRDFLPWVDKLSQAYREMGATITDQWEKHYSFLWEIRSPSYPRRLKIEIRKVPDQSGKTELGIAHSHHSPFQVRLRILTLEQMWQNKVSALVERREIRDAYDLEFLSLRKAGNFKTLKETQITQLAKVLDSFSEQDFRSTLGAILEKEERERVLDSRFSYLRSQIQASLPV; translated from the coding sequence ATGAGAGACCAAGAACGTCATGAAGAGTTCGAAATGCTCACCTTGGAACAGATGAGGAAGGTCAAGGTTCTCGATCAGTTGATCTTCGGCGGAGGAACCATGCTCCGCCTCTGTTTTGATCTTCCGCGCTACTCGATGGATTTTGACTTCTACCTCAAAAAAGAGCGCAGGGACTTTTTGCCATGGGTGGACAAGCTCAGCCAAGCCTATCGGGAGATGGGGGCTACCATTACGGATCAATGGGAAAAACACTACTCCTTCCTGTGGGAAATCCGTTCCCCCTCCTACCCCCGAAGGCTCAAAATCGAAATCCGCAAGGTCCCGGATCAGTCCGGCAAAACCGAACTGGGGATCGCGCATTCCCACCATTCGCCATTTCAGGTCCGGCTACGGATTTTAACGCTCGAACAAATGTGGCAAAATAAGGTGTCGGCCCTCGTGGAACGCCGTGAAATACGGGACGCCTATGATCTTGAATTTTTGAGCCTCCGAAAGGCCGGAAATTTTAAAACCCTCAAGGAGACCCAAATCACACAACTGGCCAAGGTTCTCGATTCGTTTTCGGAACAAGATTTTCGTTCAACGTTAGGGGCGATACTGGAAAAAGAAGAAAGAGAGCGGGTTCTGGACAGTCGCTTCTCCTACCTCCGGTCGCAGATACAGGCCTCCCTACCCGTTTGA